One region of Chryseobacterium muglaense genomic DNA includes:
- the rplT gene encoding 50S ribosomal protein L20 yields the protein MPRSVNAVASRARRKKLMKQAKGFFGRRKNVWTVAKNAVQKAMQYAYRGRKEKKRNFRSLWIMRINAGAREHGMSYSQFMGALKKNNIELNRKVLADLAMNHPEAFKAVVDQVK from the coding sequence ATGCCAAGATCAGTAAATGCAGTAGCTTCTAGAGCTCGCAGAAAAAAATTAATGAAACAAGCTAAAGGTTTTTTCGGTAGAAGAAAGAACGTTTGGACTGTTGCTAAAAACGCGGTACAAAAAGCAATGCAATATGCTTACCGTGGAAGAAAAGAGAAAAAGAGAAATTTCAGATCACTTTGGATCATGCGTATTAACGCAGGAGCTAGAGAGCACGGAATGTCTTACTCTCAGTTTATGGGAGCTCTTAAAAAGAACAACATTGAGCTTAACAGAAAAGTTTTAGCTGATTTAGCAATGAATCACCCTGAAGCTTTCAAAGCAGTTGTAGATCAAGTAAAATAA